A genome region from Bradyrhizobium commune includes the following:
- a CDS encoding HPr family phosphocarrier protein: MSDDAPQAGTGVPAGAISKELLIINKRGLHARASAKFVQAVERFNAQVWVTRGGETVGGTSIMGLMMLAAGPGTTITVAAAGTDAEAALTAITELVESKFNEEGV; this comes from the coding sequence GCAAGCCGGAACCGGCGTGCCCGCAGGTGCGATCTCGAAAGAGCTCCTGATCATCAACAAGCGCGGCCTGCATGCCCGCGCCTCGGCGAAATTCGTCCAGGCGGTCGAGCGCTTCAACGCGCAGGTATGGGTGACGCGCGGCGGCGAGACCGTCGGCGGCACCTCGATCATGGGCCTGATGATGCTCGCCGCCGGCCCAGGCACCACGATCACGGTTGCGGCTGCCGGCACTGACGCGGAAGCGGCACTTACTGCGATCACCGAACTCGTTGAAAGCAAGTTCAACGAGGAAGGCGTTTGA